A stretch of the Sphingobacterium thalpophilum genome encodes the following:
- a CDS encoding glycosyltransferase family 9 protein, translating into MQNSIQKIAVLRATNGLGDLLVCLPAVKALKEIYPAAEIILFGLPWHQQFITPGRCAFDRVIPVPQCYRVSSLSDPEEPNTEFWSLLDNESFDIVFNFQGCHPRSAAFIQHLGARLTVGHTPPTPYRYDLQVPYTYYQNEVLRYCELVSLVTKRPCPLDPVICLKDQESVQANILLEEADIKGRFIVFHPGATDPRRRWPAEKFIRLGDRLSEHNYKIVLAGDVYEKHIIDHIREQMSCSAVALYRGISLGVLAALQSKSSLVISNDTGPLHLARAVGASTIGLLWAPNVINWGPLSGHRHRILIDWELRCPKCGIMPNNPYPFEPKTAQCEHLYSFVDHIPVSEVLDEALKLLRLA; encoded by the coding sequence ATGCAAAATAGTATTCAAAAGATCGCTGTCCTGCGGGCCACTAATGGACTGGGTGACCTATTGGTCTGTCTTCCGGCAGTTAAGGCTCTTAAAGAAATTTATCCGGCCGCAGAAATCATCCTGTTCGGACTACCCTGGCATCAGCAGTTCATTACTCCGGGACGCTGTGCATTTGACCGCGTCATTCCGGTACCGCAATGTTACCGTGTATCTTCACTCTCCGATCCTGAGGAGCCAAATACGGAATTCTGGTCGTTGCTCGATAACGAAAGCTTTGATATCGTTTTCAATTTTCAGGGTTGCCACCCACGTTCAGCAGCATTTATCCAACATTTAGGAGCTCGCCTTACAGTAGGCCATACCCCTCCTACGCCCTATCGATATGACCTTCAGGTTCCATATACATATTACCAGAACGAGGTACTACGCTATTGTGAACTGGTGAGTCTGGTTACCAAACGTCCATGTCCACTCGATCCTGTGATCTGTTTAAAAGACCAAGAGTCTGTACAAGCTAATATATTACTGGAGGAGGCAGATATAAAAGGGCGATTCATCGTGTTTCATCCAGGCGCTACTGATCCACGCAGACGCTGGCCGGCCGAAAAATTTATACGATTAGGCGATCGGCTTTCCGAGCACAACTATAAAATTGTGCTCGCCGGCGACGTGTATGAAAAGCATATTATTGACCACATTCGGGAGCAGATGTCCTGTTCAGCAGTGGCTCTCTATAGGGGAATCTCCTTAGGGGTGCTGGCGGCTTTGCAGTCTAAAAGTTCATTAGTCATTTCAAATGACACCGGCCCTTTGCACCTAGCCCGAGCGGTAGGCGCCAGTACGATAGGTTTACTCTGGGCGCCAAATGTGATTAACTGGGGGCCTCTCAGCGGCCACCGGCATCGTATATTGATAGATTGGGAGCTACGTTGTCCAAAATGTGGCATCATGCCGAATAATCCGTATCCTTTTGAACCCAAAACAGCGCAGTGCGAACACCTCTATTCGTTTGTTGATCATATCCCTGTAAGTGAAGTACTGGACGAAGCACTCAAACTTCTGCGGCTTGCATAA
- a CDS encoding DUF4142 domain-containing protein, protein MKTILKTLGLCMAIFAWAMVAKAQDTAATTGAQQGDLDFASKATASNNFELQAANIALSKSQNQNIKQYAQMIVDDHTAASNELSTLVKNKNWQLNTADDQNYKDMIDKLNNADAATFDSVYTDMMVKSHQDAINLFKDANTGTATTDADLRKFAGDKVPRFEKHLDQIKTIKPTSSTMPNGGTSNSSIPGIPTPGKTKIPKPTLK, encoded by the coding sequence ATGAAAACCATTTTAAAAACTCTCGGCTTATGCATGGCCATTTTCGCCTGGGCCATGGTTGCCAAGGCGCAGGACACTGCAGCGACCACCGGCGCACAACAAGGTGATCTGGATTTTGCAAGCAAGGCTACCGCCAGCAACAATTTTGAATTACAGGCAGCCAATATTGCACTGAGCAAATCCCAGAATCAGAATATAAAGCAGTATGCACAGATGATCGTTGATGATCATACCGCCGCCAGCAATGAATTATCCACGTTGGTAAAAAACAAAAACTGGCAGTTGAATACAGCTGACGATCAGAATTATAAAGATATGATCGATAAGCTGAATAATGCTGACGCCGCAACTTTTGACAGTGTATATACTGACATGATGGTAAAAAGCCATCAGGATGCCATTAATCTTTTTAAAGATGCCAACACAGGCACGGCTACTACCGATGCCGACTTACGAAAATTTGCCGGCGATAAGGTGCCTAGGTTCGAAAAACATCTAGATCAGATAAAAACTATAAAACCGACATCCAGCACAATGCCCAACGGGGGTACGTCTAACAGCAGTATCCCAGGCATACCGACGCCAGGAAAAACCAAGATTCCAAAGCCCACATTGAAATAA
- a CDS encoding metallophosphoesterase family protein, with protein MPTKTTIAAMGDIHINVNQAGKWKPIFEEISQKAKVLLLCGDLTDTGDEEEAQLLVSELQAIKLPIVAVLGNHDYEKGRQKQIRQILVDHKITVLDGEAIVIEDIGFAGVKGFGGGFERYMLSMFGEDAMKSFVQEAVNESLLLDRALARLEQEHASIKKVALLHYAPISETVEGEPKEIYPFLGSSHLVEPLQRRKVTAAFHGHAHAGKFNALSPAGIPIYNVAVPVLKSHHKNDTCYALIDI; from the coding sequence ATGCCAACAAAAACAACAATCGCCGCCATGGGCGATATTCATATCAACGTCAATCAGGCTGGGAAATGGAAACCCATATTTGAGGAGATTTCGCAAAAAGCAAAAGTACTGCTACTTTGTGGAGATTTAACTGATACTGGTGATGAGGAGGAGGCTCAGCTTCTGGTAAGTGAACTGCAAGCGATCAAACTACCCATCGTCGCGGTACTGGGTAATCATGACTATGAAAAGGGCCGACAGAAGCAGATCCGTCAGATTCTGGTAGATCATAAGATCACCGTTTTGGACGGCGAGGCCATTGTCATCGAAGACATAGGCTTCGCAGGGGTCAAGGGTTTTGGCGGAGGGTTTGAACGCTATATGCTTTCGATGTTTGGAGAGGATGCCATGAAGAGCTTTGTCCAGGAAGCCGTCAATGAGTCATTGCTGCTTGATCGTGCACTGGCACGCCTCGAACAGGAGCATGCGTCAATCAAAAAGGTCGCCCTGCTTCATTATGCCCCTATTTCTGAGACCGTCGAGGGCGAACCTAAGGAAATCTACCCGTTTTTGGGTTCTTCACACTTAGTGGAACCGTTACAACGCCGCAAGGTAACGGCCGCATTCCACGGCCATGCTCACGCAGGGAAATTTAATGCGCTGTCGCCTGCCGGTATACCTATTTACAATGTGGCGGTTCCAGTGCTTAAGAGCCATCATAAAAACGATACCTGCTACGCGTTGATTGATATTTAA
- a CDS encoding DUF421 domain-containing protein — protein METLFGSGEELTVVQMALRALIMFIVALFLVRLGGMRILGRKSGVDFVIIIMLGSVLARGIVGASPFVPTVAAGFVMIITNKLLAQLATRFPLLGDLIKGKPAVLYKEGRIQWDQMQRLGVSRTDLLTSLRLETLSTQLDEVEVALMEPNGRISFTLKKK, from the coding sequence ATGGAAACATTGTTTGGCTCGGGTGAAGAACTGACAGTTGTTCAGATGGCATTGCGGGCGCTGATCATGTTTATTGTAGCCCTGTTTTTAGTACGCTTAGGAGGTATGAGAATACTGGGCCGAAAATCGGGTGTCGATTTTGTTATCATTATCATGCTGGGATCCGTATTGGCCAGGGGTATCGTAGGAGCCTCACCTTTCGTGCCGACAGTGGCAGCAGGTTTTGTGATGATTATTACGAATAAACTGCTGGCACAGCTGGCTACGCGTTTTCCCCTTTTAGGCGATTTAATCAAAGGGAAGCCTGCGGTATTATATAAAGAAGGTAGGATACAATGGGATCAGATGCAACGACTTGGCGTGAGTAGGACGGATCTGCTGACTAGTCTACGGCTGGAAACGCTTAGTACACAGCTAGATGAAGTTGAAGTAGCCCTTATGGAACCCAATGGCCGGATTAGTTTTACATTGAAAAAGAAGTGA
- a CDS encoding nucleotidyltransferase: MLTFKYAFRQYAKPQVSAGCFTEKENMIHLDNLPEDCLSFFRDTLQLLHASGSQFMVGGALAMFHYTGITRPTKDLDIFCKSSEYPNILKHFAAHGYETELTDVRWLAKIYQEPYFIDIIFDSVNHNCTVEQDWYDRGPEAVLFDTKVRYIPAEELVWCKLYVQNRERHDSADINHIWLRYGRKFNWDQLLMRMDQHWHLLLAQLIIFQFTYPHDYKEIIPRALFDELIKRAQQQYDLPACLEKVCMGPLIDQTQYQIDIKEWDYKSYTIKTV; encoded by the coding sequence ATGCTCACGTTCAAATACGCTTTCAGGCAGTATGCCAAACCACAGGTATCGGCAGGCTGTTTTACAGAAAAAGAAAACATGATACACCTCGATAATCTACCTGAAGATTGTTTATCGTTCTTTCGGGATACTCTTCAACTGCTTCATGCAAGCGGAAGCCAATTTATGGTCGGCGGAGCTCTAGCTATGTTTCACTACACCGGAATCACAAGGCCCACCAAAGATCTGGACATCTTCTGCAAAAGCAGCGAGTACCCCAACATTTTAAAACATTTTGCAGCCCACGGTTATGAAACCGAGCTTACCGACGTAAGGTGGCTGGCGAAAATATATCAAGAGCCTTACTTTATCGATATCATTTTTGACAGCGTTAATCACAACTGCACGGTCGAACAGGATTGGTACGACCGCGGTCCTGAAGCAGTGCTGTTCGATACCAAAGTGCGCTATATTCCTGCTGAAGAACTTGTCTGGTGTAAGCTTTATGTTCAAAACAGAGAACGCCACGACAGTGCAGACATCAACCATATCTGGCTACGGTATGGACGAAAATTTAACTGGGATCAGCTGCTCATGCGTATGGACCAGCATTGGCATCTGCTCTTAGCTCAGCTGATCATTTTTCAGTTTACGTATCCCCATGACTACAAAGAGATTATCCCAAGAGCGCTATTTGACGAACTTATCAAAAGAGCACAACAGCAATATGACCTCCCAGCTTGCTTGGAGAAAGTCTGTATGGGTCCATTGATTGATCAAACCCAATATCAGATCGACATCAAGGAATGGGACTATAAATCATACACTATAAAAACAGTTTAA
- a CDS encoding DUF6766 family protein: protein MKEKKAYSYFYRNGLSPVFLGLFICTLCMQLLTGWKVYNEELQQAHYPAMPLFSYLKTGHCISATFENFESEFLQMAMYVLLTVGLRQWASAESKKFDEPEAVDRDPQPNADAPYPVRRGGWMLRLYSSSLFICFAVLFLVSWAVHFYGSWRHHNAEQLLDGLPTDGALAYLIMPEFWFETFQNWQSEFLSVLAIVFFTIFLRQKGSPESKPVDAPHSQTGKD from the coding sequence ATGAAAGAAAAAAAAGCATATTCTTACTTTTATCGCAATGGCTTGAGCCCTGTGTTTTTGGGTCTTTTTATATGTACTTTGTGCATGCAGCTACTCACTGGCTGGAAAGTGTATAATGAAGAGTTGCAGCAGGCTCATTACCCGGCTATGCCTTTATTTAGCTACCTGAAGACAGGACATTGTATATCGGCCACCTTTGAGAACTTTGAAAGTGAATTCTTGCAAATGGCCATGTACGTATTGCTGACAGTAGGTCTCCGCCAATGGGCGTCTGCTGAATCGAAAAAATTCGACGAACCCGAGGCGGTGGACCGGGACCCTCAGCCAAATGCAGATGCTCCATATCCTGTGCGCAGGGGTGGCTGGATGTTGCGTCTTTATAGTTCATCTCTATTTATCTGTTTTGCCGTACTTTTTCTTGTGAGCTGGGCGGTACATTTCTATGGCAGCTGGCGGCACCATAATGCAGAACAGCTCCTTGACGGATTGCCGACGGACGGTGCTCTGGCTTACCTCATCATGCCGGAATTCTGGTTCGAAACTTTTCAGAACTGGCAAAGTGAGTTTCTATCTGTGCTAGCCATTGTCTTTTTCACCATATTCCTACGTCAAAAGGGGTCACCGGAATCGAAACCGGTGGATGCTCCACATAGTCAGACCGGTAAGGATTAA
- a CDS encoding response regulator transcription factor has protein sequence MTQLVLVDDHRLVRSGFRLILEAQKDITVIAEAENGQAALAYLAQGVHPDVILTDIHMDGMSSIQFIQQVKQQYAEVKLIVLSMDDKFFTVQEALSSGADGYLLKSSHAEEILFGIQQVQRGIRYISSALSINLISNSVQFTPTEADRAQVMARYDISERDMLVLELIAQGYTNAEIADQIFLSKRTVEGHRQQLIEKTKSKNTAGLVRFGFQNKLLV, from the coding sequence ATGACGCAATTAGTTTTGGTAGATGACCATAGGCTGGTACGGTCCGGTTTCCGATTGATTTTAGAAGCTCAAAAAGATATAACTGTGATTGCAGAAGCAGAAAATGGGCAAGCTGCTTTAGCCTATTTGGCTCAAGGTGTACATCCGGATGTGATCTTGACCGATATTCATATGGACGGTATGAGCAGCATCCAGTTTATTCAGCAAGTGAAGCAGCAATATGCTGAAGTAAAGTTAATTGTGTTGTCAATGGATGATAAGTTCTTTACCGTACAGGAAGCCCTAAGTAGCGGTGCTGACGGCTATTTGCTTAAAAGTTCGCATGCCGAAGAAATTTTATTTGGTATCCAGCAAGTACAACGCGGCATCCGTTACATCAGTTCGGCTTTAAGCATCAATCTGATCAGTAATTCCGTGCAGTTTACACCTACAGAAGCTGACAGAGCGCAAGTGATGGCCAGATACGACATTTCAGAACGCGACATGCTGGTTTTAGAGCTGATCGCCCAAGGATATACAAATGCAGAGATTGCAGATCAGATCTTTTTAAGCAAGCGCACGGTAGAAGGACACCGGCAGCAGCTCATTGAAAAAACCAAATCAAAGAACACAGCCGGTTTAGTTCGTTTTGGCTTCCAGAACAAGCTATTGGTTTAG
- a CDS encoding mechanosensitive ion channel family protein, with amino-acid sequence MRNIWISVLLFTRLGCILYLSLFFASVRAQDSSRLSADTTTLKDSLPENPLATARGYLQQWRQQLDKYYAGLDSVKRNVAWQRQQQDQSTPRQAGEYIDRMLPNLNRLQHKIKLFRNQTIPQDSTATVWRAVQDSATVLDQEAEALQMDLAELAMRVRQQQQLLQSERSDPFWGRWLALMHKNLEQDGLSMPYVDQAWDGRFLLLLVSLAYLYWLYRMRRQDVGRSERLPLHRNQPWWIPILKLGVFFLIALPLTSFRIPVLVLELSYLLIFSFLYLLTRSELPTFKIRVMRLVFLYYIALLIVNLLLGTDLFTRSLSVIVNIFGIGLIWALGRKTANQNPLDHLNRLSRWALLVIISLSVIFHIAGFMNLARTCAIAGGIGLLQALSLRGFRDMLAHDVLNSYENAEADRFVRRLDKFRLIATVRRITHLFTIILVIIVWTNSLHLTSEVRRVVEHLLNTSHHIGSITYTYGDVLLAVAVVAMANWIQKNLKELLDQPGAQNNQRRIALLPLVRVLVFIIGFLIGIRILGLGIDKLTVIVGALSVGIGLGLQNIINNFVSGVILVFERPFKVGDYIELADKKGQVKQVGIRSSTLLTDQGAQVIIPNGDLLSGRLVNWTFEESDIRLNLQLTFTTARHIEKWKSWLESCIHTFPEIDRTVPIKILTKDIAGDAYVLFVQVGIHNVEQIENFRSKFLEQIKAEAAVDDSKVSSA; translated from the coding sequence ATGCGCAACATATGGATTTCAGTATTACTGTTTACGAGGCTAGGATGCATATTGTACCTTAGCCTCTTTTTTGCGTCAGTGCGTGCACAAGACAGCAGTCGGCTTTCGGCGGATACGACTACTCTCAAAGATTCGCTTCCCGAGAATCCGCTCGCCACGGCACGCGGATATCTACAGCAATGGCGACAGCAGCTAGATAAGTACTACGCGGGGCTAGATAGCGTCAAGCGCAATGTAGCGTGGCAAAGGCAGCAGCAGGATCAATCAACACCGAGGCAAGCGGGGGAGTACATCGACCGTATGCTGCCGAATCTTAATAGACTGCAACATAAGATCAAGTTATTTCGTAACCAGACCATACCCCAAGATTCGACAGCCACAGTCTGGCGGGCTGTCCAAGACAGCGCTACGGTATTGGATCAGGAAGCAGAAGCATTGCAGATGGATTTAGCTGAACTAGCTATGAGAGTGCGGCAGCAACAGCAGCTGCTTCAATCTGAGCGTAGTGATCCGTTCTGGGGGCGGTGGCTCGCGCTTATGCATAAAAATCTTGAGCAGGATGGCCTCTCCATGCCTTATGTTGATCAAGCTTGGGACGGCCGCTTTTTACTACTTTTGGTTAGCCTGGCATACCTTTATTGGCTTTATCGGATGCGCCGGCAGGATGTTGGACGGAGCGAGCGGCTACCGCTTCATCGCAATCAGCCCTGGTGGATTCCGATCCTAAAATTGGGTGTCTTTTTCCTGATTGCACTGCCGTTGACCTCTTTCCGGATTCCAGTACTTGTACTGGAACTGAGCTACCTCTTGATCTTTAGTTTCTTGTATCTTTTGACGCGCTCCGAGCTGCCGACGTTTAAGATCAGGGTGATGCGCCTGGTCTTCTTGTATTATATCGCACTTCTGATAGTCAACTTGTTGCTTGGGACGGATCTGTTCACGAGAAGTTTATCCGTCATTGTTAATATTTTTGGGATCGGCCTGATATGGGCGTTGGGGCGGAAGACCGCAAATCAGAATCCGCTTGATCATCTGAATCGTTTATCCCGATGGGCATTGTTGGTAATCATATCGCTATCTGTGATATTTCATATTGCGGGCTTTATGAATCTTGCACGGACATGTGCTATTGCTGGTGGAATCGGACTGCTGCAAGCGTTGTCTTTGCGTGGCTTCCGGGATATGCTGGCGCATGATGTGCTCAATTCTTACGAAAATGCCGAGGCAGACCGATTTGTACGCAGATTGGACAAATTTCGGCTTATTGCCACAGTTCGTCGGATAACGCACCTTTTTACCATTATCCTAGTCATTATTGTGTGGACAAATTCCCTGCATCTGACCAGCGAAGTACGTCGCGTAGTGGAGCATCTGCTAAACACCAGCCATCATATCGGGAGCATTACCTATACCTATGGCGATGTTTTGCTAGCCGTTGCTGTTGTGGCCATGGCAAACTGGATCCAAAAAAATCTTAAAGAGTTGCTGGATCAGCCTGGGGCGCAAAACAACCAACGTCGAATAGCTCTTTTGCCGTTGGTACGGGTACTTGTTTTTATCATAGGTTTTTTGATCGGAATCCGAATTTTGGGCCTTGGCATAGATAAGCTGACCGTCATTGTAGGGGCACTCAGTGTCGGAATCGGGCTGGGACTGCAGAATATCATTAATAATTTTGTTTCGGGCGTTATCCTGGTGTTTGAACGCCCGTTTAAAGTCGGGGACTATATCGAGTTGGCAGATAAAAAAGGACAAGTCAAACAAGTGGGCATCCGATCCAGTACCTTGCTTACTGATCAAGGCGCTCAGGTCATCATTCCAAATGGGGACCTGCTTTCAGGCAGGCTCGTGAACTGGACGTTTGAAGAGTCCGATATCCGTTTAAATTTGCAGCTAACATTCACGACCGCGCGGCACATTGAAAAATGGAAAAGTTGGCTCGAAAGCTGTATTCATACATTTCCGGAAATAGATCGTACCGTACCGATTAAAATACTTACAAAAGATATCGCCGGCGATGCTTACGTACTGTTCGTGCAGGTCGGCATTCACAATGTAGAGCAAATAGAAAATTTCAGGAGCAAGTTTTTGGAACAGATCAAAGCAGAAGCTGCGGTGGATGATTCCAAAGTAAGCTCTGCTTAA